Below is a window of Aphelocoma coerulescens isolate FSJ_1873_10779 chromosome 29, UR_Acoe_1.0, whole genome shotgun sequence DNA.
accccctcacCGTGTCGCCGTCCCGGGCCCAGGCTCGGCCGTTGGACACGAACTTGCCCTGGCTCTGCCGCTTCTTCTGCCCCCCGTCCGCGAACTTGCAGagcagggggtctgggggggctggggaggaatGGGGGGCTGTCAGTGCCGCCAGCCGGCCCCCAGCACCCCCGAaatgcccccctgccccccggggctcccccaGCCCACCTGGCACCCCCGGGGGGGTTTTGATGAATTTCCCGTTGAAGTGGGTGATGACGGCCTCGCACTTCTCCGTGGATTCCATCCtggggggagcggggctgggccgggggccACAGGTGGGCCCCCCCCCCGGCTCTGTGTGCCCCCTCCCTCTAGCCTGGTGCAGCCCCCCCCTGttctctgcagcccccccaagtccctgccctcccagccctccccagcccccggtatcccccccagccccatgggcccccccagccctgtgcagcccccccagccctccccatcctccaggcccccacagcccctgcagccccccccagctctggcagcccccCCAAGTCTCTAcccccccctgaaccccccaacctctgcagcccccccagctctgtgaagcccccccagtcctccccatcctcctgaacccccccagccctgtgtacccccccagcccctgcagccccccacagccctccccatcttcctgaacccccccagcgcctgcagcccccccagctccatgcAGACCCCCAAGTCTCaaccccccctgaacccccccagcccATGCAgcccccccagtcctccccatcctcctgaacccccccagcccctgcagccccccacacctctccccatcctcctgaaccccccagcccctgcagcccccccagccctgtgtaccccccagcccctgcagccccccacacctctccccatcctcctgaacccccccatcccctgcagcccccccagtcctccccatCCTCTTgaaccccccccagccccactcactGCTCCtttcacccccctcccccccccagccaAGCCCTGCCAGGCCCCCCCGTACCGTGCGAAGCCCACCCCCCGGCTGGCCCCGTGGGGGTCCCGCAGGATGCGGGTGGAGACCACCTGCCCGAAGGGCTTCAGCAgcgcctccagctcctgctcgtCCACGCCCAGCGGCAGGTTCGAGATGTACAGGTTGGTGGGATCCTGCTCCTGTTGCTgtttgggggggcggggggggaggtCAGGGGGCTGCCTGGGCCCgtgcgggggtcccggggggctcctgggggtcAGGGGGTTCCATACCTTGGCCATCTGCGCCTGCACCCCGCTGGCCTTCAGCGCTGTCACGGCCTTTTGGGCGGCCGTGGGGCTGTCAAAATCCACGAAACCATagcctggggaggggggcagcGGTCAGAGAGAGACCCCCCCCAGAGtccccccccctgcccccagaccccccctgcagccccgctgccccccaACCTTTGCACTTGTTGGTTGTCTTGTCCAGGATGGCTTTGGTGGAGACGATCTTCCCATAGCTGGggtgggagaaaaggggaaatcACAGCTCAGTGGGACCCCCAACCCtccctggggggctctggggggggggcGGACAGCGGGACCCCAGCCCCACTCACGGCTGGCAGAGCTTGACCAGGTCCTGGTCCGTGGTGCCGGGGTGCAGCCCCCGGATGTAGAGGTTGGTCTTGCTCAGCTGGTCCGGGGCCCCcccggcggggctggggctgggggggcccaGGGGCTGCGCCGGGGGCACATagggctgctggggggggggggggggggggggaaaggaggtCAGTACCCAccacagccccccaaaatcctgcccCCCCCTCCCAGGGAGACAGCATCAATGCGGGGAGGGGCACAGGGATAGACCCTGCCTATCCTGGGGGTCCCCCCAGGCTGCGGGAAacacccccggggacccccccccgccATTCCCGGGGACCCCCGAGCCAGAGGCAGCGGCAGCTGGAAACCTCCGGGCTGATGTCAACGTGAAAACATGAATCACCCGCGGCCACCCCCGCACCCCGGCCCCCCAGGCCCCGTCAccacccccccgggacccctggATCCCATCATTGCCCCCCACGACCCCATTATCTCACCCCTGGACCCCATATTTCCCCCCGGGGTCCCCATCCTCCCCCCGTCCTCCTTCCCCGGGGGTCCCCATCCCTCTTCCTGCGGGGTCCccaccctcctccctcccccgggacccccggaccCCGCCACTCTCCCCCGAGGgtccccatcctcctccccaCCGGGGTCCCCATCTTTCCCCACCCCGGGACCCCTGGACCCCGTCATCCCCTCCCCCCCGTCCAGGGTCCCCGTCATCCCCTTGTCCCgatgtccccatcccccccacaggggtgtccctgccccccaccccaagtgccaccccatgtccccacgtcccccccccagctccccgtacccccccaaatcccacccctgcTGCAGCTCGGGGTGTCCccccggggggacacggggatagGGGtgacccccacccccccatcccccagcactgctgaccagggggaaactgaggcacgaacggaggtggggggggggggggggaggagcgCGGACACGCGGGACCGGAGAGGACCGGAGAGGGGCGATGACCGGAGCTCCGCGGGGCTGTCCCCGCTCCGTGTTCCCGAgtgggggccggggggggagggggccgTTCGCGGGGGGTGTCCCCCCCCTTCTGAGAACCCCATTCCCcgccctccccctcccccccaggccTGTCCCGCCGGGACGGCCCCGGAcccgccccccctcccccccacctccgCCGGGCCGGAcccccccggccgccgccccccggcccggTACCTTCTTGCCGCCCTTGTTGTAGGCGAAGGCGGGGAGCCCCGAGCGCGGCGGCACCGAGAGCAGCATTTTCCCGAGCGCGAGGGGCCGGGACCGGGCGTGACGTCACACCGGGAGCCAGCCTGGAATCCGGGcgggccccgcgccgccgggTCCTAGCGCCGACCCGCGCCCGGTGCCGCCCGTCCTCCCCCGGTGTCACCCACGGGGCCACCCGtcaccccacccccccccctccccatcctcccGGTGCTGCCCGTGTTCCCCCGGTGATCCCCGTCACCCTCCCGGTGTCACCCGTCGCATCCTTCTCCCGGTGCTCCCCGTCCTCGCCTGGTATTGCCCTGGCAGCCCCTCCGCCTCACCCGGTAGCCCCCGGTCCTGCCCCGTTCTCCCCGGTAACCCCACGGTGTTGTTCTGTCACACCCCGGGGTCACCCGTCACACCCCCCCCCCTCGGTGCTGCCCCTtcccccggtgtcaccccccccccccagtgacccccacccaccccacgACAGCGGCGAACCCCCTGGGGGTCTCCCCGCCACCCTGGATATTGCCCCCTCCCCACAAATGAGGCGTCCCCCGGTGAGACCCTCCCCCCGACGGGCCGGGACACCGGGGGAACACCGGGGCGACAcagcggggacaccggggggacacccCGCACCCACCTTCTGCCGCATCGGCGTCAACCGGGGGGTCGCTCTCACGAACCCCCGGCGGGGCTACACCCACCTAGCCCACCTCCCGTCCGCGCCGGGGGGATGTCACGGACCCCACCCCCCCAACCTCGGTACCGCGCGGCCCCTTTAAGCGAAGCCCCGCCCACCGCCGCCATTACCGCCTCGGCCCCGCCTCCCCGCCCGCACCATGGGCGCGGCCATTTTGGAGGCGCTGATCACGTGGTCCGACACCACACCTCGCCCGCCGCCATATTGGCG
It encodes the following:
- the RBMS2 gene encoding LOW QUALITY PROTEIN: RNA-binding motif, single-stranded-interacting protein 2 (The sequence of the model RefSeq protein was modified relative to this genomic sequence to represent the inferred CDS: deleted 2 bases in 2 codons) encodes the protein MLLSVPPRSGLPAFAYNKGGKKQPYVPPAQPLGPPSPSPAGGAPDQLSKTNLYIRGLHPGTTDQDLVKLCQPYGKIVSTKAILDKTTNKCKGYGFVDFDSPTAAQKAVTALKASGVQAQMAKQQEQDPTNLYISNLPLGVDEQELEALLKPFGQVVSTRILRDPHGASRGVGFARMESTEKCEAVITHFNGKFIKTPPGVPAPPDPLLCKFADGGQKKRQSQGKFVSNGRAWARDGDTGTVTLAYDPATALQNGFYPAPYGLAPGRMLPPAALAPYLPSPVSSYQVHGPTWMHQSYLVQPTGAVLAPAVDHAVPLQPSVVAPLAQQLGHLSLGSAGTYVPAAAAVPGAFIPPYPPVPAALPLEDGGAAPTHGPIESPSEPGAFPYPYPK